The following proteins are encoded in a genomic region of Oceanibaculum nanhaiense:
- a CDS encoding DNA-3-methyladenine glycosylase I, which produces MSGYCDSAPGHPVHASYHDTEYGFPVTDDKVLFERLALEIMQAGLSWEITLKKRPALFTAFEGFDPAIVARYGADDRARLLADAGIIRNRLKIDAIITNAGIICGMRDSHGSFVGWLDANHPLDKAAWVKLFKKTFRFTGGEIVGEFLMSTGYLPGAHRDDCPVQSKILTANPPWCR; this is translated from the coding sequence ATGTCAGGCTATTGTGACAGCGCGCCGGGGCATCCGGTCCATGCCAGCTACCATGATACGGAATACGGTTTCCCGGTCACTGATGACAAGGTGCTGTTCGAACGGCTGGCGCTGGAGATCATGCAGGCCGGCCTGTCCTGGGAAATCACGCTGAAGAAGCGTCCGGCCCTGTTTACCGCCTTCGAAGGTTTCGATCCGGCAATCGTCGCCCGCTACGGCGCCGACGACCGCGCCCGGCTGCTGGCCGATGCCGGCATCATCCGCAACCGGCTGAAGATCGACGCCATCATCACCAATGCTGGCATCATCTGCGGCATGCGGGACAGCCATGGCAGTTTCGTCGGCTGGCTGGACGCCAATCATCCGCTGGACAAGGCGGCGTGGGTAAAGCTGTTCAAGAAAACCTTCCGCTTCACCGGCGGCGAGATTGTCGGCGAGTTCCTGATGAGCACCGGCTATCTGCCTGGTGCGCACCGTGACGACTGTCCGGTGCAGTCGAAAATCCTGACCGCGAATCCGCCCTGGTGCCGATAA